Proteins from one Kineosporiaceae bacterium genomic window:
- a CDS encoding N-acetylmuramoyl-L-alanine amidase, translating into MRYPEASWRPLGTQVEPRITPRVLIFHTMVGYLKSTDSLFRGQGYTGTESHFGLGGPWDGAALDGAVWQWQSLDYQADAQNAGNAYATSIETSDGGEPLRAWSTKQVDALVRLGTWWCRQTGAPARLVTSTSQSGIGYHARFPAWAPDGRSCPGKTRIAQLIDVVIPRIAVALGQNPPPPPPPPNGDPMALTQDDLNKIAATVWGSRFGESPTTGTMLQRAAVNTSPDPKVIAAAVVAALPKGADGNLTAADVETAVRNVLRNGVA; encoded by the coding sequence GTGCGTTATCCCGAGGCGAGTTGGCGTCCGCTCGGCACTCAGGTCGAGCCGCGGATCACCCCCCGGGTGCTGATCTTCCACACCATGGTCGGGTATCTGAAGAGCACTGATTCGCTGTTCCGGGGCCAGGGCTACACCGGTACCGAGTCGCATTTCGGGCTCGGCGGCCCCTGGGACGGCGCGGCGCTCGACGGCGCGGTCTGGCAGTGGCAGTCCCTCGACTACCAGGCCGACGCCCAGAACGCCGGCAACGCCTACGCGACGTCGATCGAGACCTCGGACGGTGGCGAGCCGCTGCGCGCCTGGTCGACCAAACAGGTGGATGCGCTGGTCCGGCTGGGAACCTGGTGGTGCCGTCAGACCGGCGCGCCGGCCCGGTTGGTCACCTCCACCTCACAGTCCGGCATCGGCTATCACGCCCGCTTCCCGGCCTGGGCGCCCGACGGGCGCAGTTGCCCCGGCAAGACGCGTATCGCCCAGCTGATCGACGTGGTGATCCCGCGGATCGCCGTCGCCCTGGGCCAGAACCCACCCCCGCCACCCCCGCCCCCGAACGGAGATCCCATGGCCCTGACCCAGGACGACCTCAACAAGATCGCTGCCACGGTGTGGGGGTCTCGCTTCGGCGAGAGCCCGACCACGGGCACGATGCTGCAGCGGGCCGCCGTCAACACCTCACCCGACCCCAAGGTGATCGCCGCTGCCGTGGTGGCCGCTCTGCCCAAGGGAGCCGACGGCAACCTGACCGCGGCCGACGTCGAGACCGCGGTGCGCAACGTGCTGCGCAACGGCGTCGCCTGA
- a CDS encoding cytochrome c biogenesis protein CcdA, translated as MNPGATVADGSLLFAVPIAVAAGLVSFLSPCVLPLVPGYLGYVTGLSGIDLESRRRGRMVAGMALFVLGFTAVYVLIGATTGALGGLLIERSALLSRILGVITIGLGLVYIGIMPLLGGERRLDVRPAAGLAGAPLLGIVFGLSWTACTGPTLAAILALTLDDASATRGAVLATAYCLGLGVPFVVAGLAYRRMLGALGLVRRHRVLVTRLGGGMLIVVGLLLATGLWGDWMQRIQTWVLDFETVL; from the coding sequence GTGAACCCGGGCGCGACGGTTGCCGACGGCTCGCTGCTGTTCGCCGTCCCCATCGCCGTGGCCGCAGGTCTGGTCTCGTTCCTGTCGCCGTGCGTGCTGCCGCTGGTGCCGGGCTACCTCGGTTATGTCACGGGGCTCAGCGGTATCGACCTGGAATCACGGCGTCGGGGACGCATGGTCGCCGGAATGGCGCTGTTCGTCCTCGGGTTCACCGCGGTCTACGTGCTCATCGGCGCCACCACCGGGGCTCTCGGCGGCCTGCTGATCGAACGCTCCGCCCTGCTCAGCCGGATCCTCGGCGTGATCACGATCGGGTTGGGCCTGGTCTACATCGGCATCATGCCGCTGCTCGGCGGCGAGCGCCGGCTGGACGTGCGGCCCGCGGCGGGCTTGGCCGGTGCCCCGCTGCTCGGCATCGTGTTCGGTCTCAGCTGGACGGCGTGCACCGGGCCGACGCTCGCGGCGATCCTGGCGCTGACCCTGGACGACGCCAGCGCCACCCGCGGCGCCGTCCTGGCCACCGCCTATTGTCTGGGGCTCGGCGTCCCGTTCGTGGTCGCCGGCCTGGCCTATCGCCGGATGCTCGGAGCGCTGGGCCTCGTGCGGCGGCACCGGGTGCTGGTCACTCGGTTGGGGGGCGGGATGTTGATCGTGGTGGGCCTGCTGCTGGCCACCGGGCTGTGGGGGGACTGGATGCAGCGGATCCAAACCTGGGTACTCGACTTCGAGACGGTGCTGTGA
- a CDS encoding TlpA family protein disulfide reductase has translation MRLHTRGRSSLLAAVTIGLIVVLGSAGCTGSSGQSSATTGTGIDYTGADGLIRVVDPSRREQPVALSGTTLEGAPLDLASLRGSVVVLNIWGSWCSPCHKEAPDLQRASTDLAARGVKFLGIASEVSNDPAAALAFQRTYKITYPSLLDDTKRAVLALRGSVAPGAVPSTLVIDPQGRIAGRISGGLTYNTLTAVVASVLDGIPLVISPGTTATSSATSAPTSSATSSPAPTGTP, from the coding sequence ATGCGCCTGCACACCCGGGGACGGTCGAGCCTGCTCGCCGCCGTGACGATCGGCCTGATCGTGGTGCTCGGGTCGGCCGGCTGCACCGGCTCATCCGGTCAGAGCTCGGCCACCACGGGCACGGGCATCGACTACACCGGCGCCGACGGGCTCATCCGGGTGGTCGACCCGAGCCGCCGCGAGCAGCCTGTCGCCCTGTCCGGCACCACCCTCGAGGGCGCGCCGCTCGACCTGGCCTCCCTGCGGGGGTCCGTGGTGGTACTCAACATCTGGGGTTCGTGGTGCTCGCCGTGCCACAAGGAGGCGCCCGACCTGCAGCGCGCCAGCACGGACCTGGCCGCTCGCGGCGTGAAGTTCCTGGGCATCGCCAGCGAGGTCAGCAACGACCCGGCGGCCGCACTGGCCTTTCAACGGACCTACAAGATCACCTATCCCAGCTTGCTGGACGACACCAAGCGCGCCGTTCTCGCGTTGCGCGGCTCGGTCGCGCCCGGGGCCGTTCCCAGCACGCTCGTGATCGACCCACAGGGACGGATTGCCGGCCGGATCTCCGGCGGCCTCACCTACAACACCCTGACCGCCGTGGTGGCCTCGGTCCTCGACGGCATACCGCTCGTGATCTCTCCTGGGACCACGGCGACGTCGTCTGCCACGTCCGCTCCGACCTCCTCTGCCACGTCGTCGCCCGCACCCACGGGTACGCCGTGA
- a CDS encoding AMP-binding protein yields the protein MLSVPSLPARTAATRWPRLPRVRALTAVPVGSGPAALDLLDALAAALNGSGPALLPHPTGSQPLPAPATLDADEDDAADPTVAVVATSGSTGRRRGVLLPASALLASASAGHDRLGGPGRWLLALPVHHVAGLLVLIRSLLTRTRPVALDLSDGFDPEDFAAAAATLAGPRRYTALVPTQLVRLLDAGTEVRRELARFDGVLIGGAALPDVVRERAANDGVRVVATYGMTETCGGCLYDGRPLDGVRVRRDDDGRIHLGGPTIARGYLGERLPDASAFSTDSQAERWFRTDDAGRWDDHTPPRLQILGRLDDAVITGGVTVSPAGVEAALLTLPALAEVVVVGIPDDRWGQRLVAAVVLRPGAELPPEAELRRVVTERIESAAVPRQVMVLAELPSRGPGKPDRVAIARLAEGSSGSGG from the coding sequence ATGCTCAGCGTGCCATCGCTGCCCGCGCGCACGGCCGCGACGCGCTGGCCTAGGCTCCCTCGGGTGCGCGCACTGACGGCTGTTCCGGTGGGCAGCGGACCCGCGGCCCTGGACCTGCTCGATGCCCTGGCCGCCGCGCTCAACGGGTCCGGACCGGCACTGCTGCCCCATCCAACCGGCTCACAGCCGCTGCCTGCCCCGGCCACCCTGGACGCCGACGAGGACGATGCGGCGGACCCCACTGTGGCCGTGGTCGCCACGTCCGGCTCGACCGGCCGGCGCCGGGGGGTGCTGTTGCCGGCCTCGGCCTTGCTGGCCTCCGCCTCGGCCGGCCACGACCGGCTCGGCGGCCCGGGACGGTGGCTGCTCGCGTTGCCGGTGCACCACGTCGCCGGGCTCCTGGTGCTGATCCGCTCGCTGCTGACCCGCACCCGCCCGGTCGCCCTCGACCTGAGCGACGGGTTCGACCCCGAGGACTTCGCCGCGGCGGCGGCCACCCTCGCCGGCCCGCGCCGCTACACGGCCCTGGTGCCGACCCAACTGGTTCGGCTGCTGGACGCCGGCACCGAGGTGCGCCGCGAGCTGGCGCGGTTCGACGGCGTCCTGATCGGCGGGGCGGCGCTGCCGGACGTCGTCCGCGAGCGCGCCGCGAACGACGGCGTCCGCGTGGTCGCGACCTACGGCATGACCGAGACCTGCGGCGGGTGCCTCTACGACGGTCGACCGCTGGACGGCGTCCGGGTGCGACGGGACGACGACGGCCGGATCCACCTCGGGGGGCCGACGATCGCCCGGGGCTACCTCGGCGAGAGGCTGCCCGACGCGTCGGCGTTCAGTACGGACAGCCAAGCCGAGCGGTGGTTTCGCACCGACGATGCCGGTCGCTGGGATGACCACACACCCCCGCGGCTGCAGATCCTGGGCCGGCTGGACGACGCCGTGATCACCGGCGGCGTGACGGTCTCACCGGCCGGGGTCGAGGCGGCGCTGCTCACCCTGCCGGCACTCGCCGAGGTGGTGGTGGTCGGCATCCCCGATGACCGATGGGGGCAGCGGCTGGTGGCTGCGGTGGTGTTGCGTCCCGGTGCCGAACTGCCGCCCGAGGCCGAGCTGCGTCGCGTGGTGACCGAGCGGATCGAGTCGGCCGCCGTGCCCCGGCAGGTGATGGTGCTCGCCGAGCTGCCCTCGCGTGGGCCGGGCAAGCCGGACCGCGTGGCCATCGCGCGGCTGGCCGAGGGGTCGAGCGGGTCGGGAGGGTAA
- a CDS encoding cytochrome c biogenesis protein ResB, giving the protein MATSTRPEAEGAFSEYDADAPITQPTLSLGGWLRWAWRQLTSMRTALLLLFLLAIASVPGSIVPQNREDPSRVIDYLDEHTTVGPWLDRLGFFDVYTSVWFSAIYLLLFISLVGCVLPRARLHLRAMRSAPPRTPRRLERLPDHLTLAAPSGASAGTADTVLDAALVALRRRRYRVVDNRGSRDDASISAEKGYSAETGNLLFHLALLGLLAALAWGSLASYSGQAVVVQGGTFANTVISYDSFSAGRLIDTGTLPPFTAELTDFKVEFETGSQAGQMGAPREFQATFSVVDEPGRAPRTVTVSPNHPLDVNGTRAFLVGNGYAPIITVTDGQGNVAYRGPVITRPQDGNYKSLAVVKVPDATPRQIALVGVFLPTYDLQDGVPVSLFPQPLEPRLMVNVLLAAPGQDGLEFRTGVPQSVMRLGGSMTTAKTADGQPLKVLLAPGTTAPLPDGAGSVSFDGLTRYAALDIRRDPSKGWALGSALLALGGVTASLFVRRRRVWVRATPDEDGRLILTVAGLSRGDDATLGAEVTAIARATLPDGVAQTSTTRES; this is encoded by the coding sequence ATGGCGACCAGTACCCGACCCGAGGCCGAGGGCGCCTTCAGCGAGTACGACGCCGACGCCCCGATCACCCAACCCACCCTGAGCCTCGGCGGCTGGCTGCGCTGGGCCTGGCGCCAGCTCACCAGCATGCGCACCGCGCTGCTGTTGCTGTTCCTGCTGGCCATCGCTTCGGTGCCCGGCTCGATCGTGCCGCAGAACCGTGAGGACCCCAGCCGGGTCATCGACTATCTCGACGAGCACACGACGGTCGGCCCCTGGCTCGACCGGCTGGGTTTCTTCGACGTCTACACCTCGGTCTGGTTCTCGGCGATCTACCTGCTGCTGTTCATCTCACTGGTGGGTTGCGTGCTGCCCCGGGCGCGGCTGCATCTGCGGGCGATGCGCTCGGCTCCGCCCCGAACGCCGCGCCGGTTGGAGCGGCTGCCCGACCACCTCACCCTGGCCGCGCCGTCCGGGGCGAGCGCCGGCACAGCCGACACCGTCCTGGACGCCGCCCTGGTCGCGCTGCGCCGTCGGCGCTACCGGGTGGTCGACAACCGGGGGTCTCGGGACGACGCCAGCATCTCGGCGGAGAAGGGCTACTCGGCCGAGACCGGCAACCTGCTGTTCCACCTCGCGCTGCTCGGGCTGCTGGCAGCGCTGGCGTGGGGGTCCCTGGCCAGCTACTCCGGTCAGGCCGTGGTCGTGCAGGGCGGCACCTTCGCCAACACCGTGATCAGCTACGACTCCTTCAGCGCCGGCCGGCTGATCGACACCGGCACCCTGCCCCCCTTCACGGCCGAGCTGACCGACTTCAAGGTCGAGTTCGAGACCGGATCCCAAGCCGGTCAGATGGGCGCCCCTCGAGAGTTCCAGGCCACCTTCTCGGTCGTCGACGAACCCGGCCGGGCGCCGCGCACCGTCACGGTCAGCCCGAACCACCCCCTCGACGTCAACGGCACCCGGGCGTTCCTGGTCGGCAACGGGTACGCCCCGATCATCACCGTCACCGACGGGCAGGGCAACGTCGCCTACCGCGGCCCGGTGATCACCCGGCCGCAGGACGGCAACTACAAGTCGCTCGCCGTGGTCAAGGTTCCGGACGCCACGCCGCGCCAGATCGCCCTGGTCGGGGTGTTCCTGCCCACCTACGACCTGCAGGACGGCGTCCCGGTGTCGCTGTTCCCGCAGCCGCTCGAGCCGCGGCTGATGGTGAACGTGCTGCTGGCCGCGCCGGGTCAGGACGGCCTCGAGTTCCGCACCGGGGTGCCGCAGTCCGTGATGCGCCTGGGCGGCTCGATGACCACGGCCAAGACGGCAGATGGGCAACCCCTGAAGGTGTTGCTCGCCCCGGGCACCACGGCGCCGCTGCCGGACGGCGCAGGATCGGTTTCCTTCGACGGACTGACGCGCTATGCCGCCCTGGACATTCGGCGGGATCCGTCGAAAGGCTGGGCGCTGGGTTCGGCGCTGCTGGCGCTCGGCGGGGTGACCGCCTCGCTGTTCGTCCGCCGTCGCCGGGTCTGGGTGCGTGCCACGCCGGATGAGGACGGTCGCCTCATTCTCACCGTGGCAGGGCTGTCCCGCGGGGACGACGCCACGCTGGGCGCCGAGGTGACGGCCATTGCCCGGGCTACGCTGCCTGACGGGGTGGCGCAGACGTCGACGACGAGGGAGTCCTGA
- a CDS encoding DUF4229 domain-containing protein yields MNPLLRYSMARLALFVVSLGLLVWAGAGQLWAIIGAAVISMLVSYVLLRGLRDQVALQVADRVARRTGQRPGPGVDEQTEDAELDELDARKPAPRDSAATD; encoded by the coding sequence GTGAACCCGTTGCTGCGCTATTCGATGGCCCGGCTCGCCCTGTTCGTGGTCTCGCTCGGCCTGCTCGTCTGGGCCGGCGCGGGGCAGCTCTGGGCGATCATCGGGGCCGCGGTCATCTCGATGCTGGTCTCGTACGTGTTGCTGCGCGGTCTGCGCGATCAAGTGGCCCTGCAGGTCGCCGACCGGGTCGCGCGGCGCACCGGCCAGCGGCCCGGCCCGGGTGTCGATGAGCAGACCGAGGACGCCGAGCTCGACGAGCTCGACGCCAGGAAGCCGGCCCCTCGCGACTCGGCCGCGACCGACTGA
- the ccsB gene encoding c-type cytochrome biogenesis protein CcsB — translation MAIEQNLAQLSNVLVYSSMAVYTGAFGAFVADLGARGARAGLESARLEARELATVGAPAGADPDLVIEATARPEEAPPRRRALGIAMSLTWLAFGLHLAAVVTRGMSVQRAPWGNMFEFATTGAVVVTAVFLGVLLKRKVHYLGTFVIGPVLLTLGLAVSVFYSEAAQLVPALRSYWLLIHVSVAFVASALFTLGFSTSVLQLLQERRELTRAAGGTPRRGRFMDALPGSADLERSSYQLHIAAFPLWGFTLIAGGIWAEAAWGRYWNWDPKEVWSFIIWVVYAAYLHARATRGWEGRRAAYLVMFGYACLLANFLVVNFFAVGKHTYAR, via the coding sequence ATGGCCATCGAGCAGAATCTGGCCCAGCTGAGCAACGTCCTGGTGTACTCGTCGATGGCGGTGTACACCGGTGCCTTCGGGGCGTTCGTGGCCGATCTCGGGGCGCGCGGCGCCCGGGCGGGGTTGGAATCGGCTCGGCTCGAGGCCCGGGAGCTGGCCACGGTCGGCGCCCCGGCCGGTGCCGATCCGGACCTCGTGATCGAGGCCACGGCCCGGCCCGAGGAGGCACCGCCACGTCGCCGGGCGCTGGGCATCGCGATGTCGCTCACCTGGCTGGCGTTCGGCCTGCACCTGGCCGCGGTCGTGACTCGTGGGATGTCGGTGCAGCGGGCGCCCTGGGGCAACATGTTCGAGTTCGCCACCACCGGGGCGGTGGTGGTGACCGCGGTGTTCCTGGGGGTCCTGCTCAAGCGCAAGGTCCACTACCTGGGCACCTTCGTGATCGGTCCGGTGCTCCTCACCCTGGGCCTGGCGGTCAGCGTGTTCTACTCCGAGGCCGCCCAACTGGTGCCGGCGCTGCGCAGCTACTGGCTGTTGATCCACGTCTCGGTCGCCTTCGTCGCGTCCGCGTTGTTCACCCTCGGCTTCTCGACCTCGGTGCTGCAGCTGCTCCAGGAGCGCCGTGAGCTCACCCGGGCGGCCGGTGGCACCCCGCGCCGTGGCCGGTTCATGGACGCGCTGCCCGGCTCGGCCGATCTCGAGCGCTCCAGCTACCAGCTGCACATCGCCGCATTCCCGTTGTGGGGGTTCACCCTGATCGCCGGCGGGATCTGGGCCGAAGCCGCCTGGGGCCGGTACTGGAACTGGGACCCCAAGGAGGTCTGGAGCTTCATCATCTGGGTCGTCTACGCCGCGTACCTGCACGCTCGGGCCACCCGCGGGTGGGAGGGCCGTCGCGCCGCCTACCTGGTGATGTTCGGCTACGCCTGCCTGCTGGCGAACTTCCTGGTGGTCAACTTCTTCGCGGTGGGCAAGCACACCTACGCGCGGTGA
- a CDS encoding EAL domain-containing protein — MSGDRTTHGHRRLAEGSRAREDATTGRDDAELAPELDPELDPLDEVDGPGDTLLDRLGRLDDADPGSPGTRPAPGRTGSPPPGPSLRHLVLLSLGVAAFAVPAMVSAVVLAAPGLSQALTLALGLSAGLALVVAIPIIALAGGGRRGRGGRPVARGARPRRPVPAAATPRPAARRGGAPRPRRPRTRGSARGSARRTDRGTTAAAPRRPGPRSQPAGRAELLSAAEAALARRDLMGGEVALLVLDVADPGQVISSLGVAGQLDVARQSMRRLQAWLPGQDTVAQLGPSTFAVLTEGVGDHDAPQEIAARLAALLTEPMSSGQRLASVRFAIGIATSSGELSCAEDLLLAAREARLHAVETDDVAPGAVVRSTWCRYDSARHADATALGAAEIELRDALRAQRIQVSFRQIVQLGRAEDDDQHGEITGRTIAMQALPRWSRADGSTLPPEQIEALAESAGLASVLGLQVLGCGLDAVSAWYAAGFPVGRLSIRLSAGHLSDPDLVATVIGHLTRRDLPPSCLVVEVDAASVSDATQVRPVLTQLRAQGIEVVITSVVAPGAGIALLRTVPASGISLHPTVTRAMVTNGVPVAAALAACRRAGARLLLEGLSTVDELDAACRIGVDAASGSLIGQPAGPRDVTARFGRSAGTTYS; from the coding sequence ATGAGCGGCGACCGCACCACACACGGACATCGTCGCCTCGCCGAGGGCTCGCGAGCACGCGAGGACGCCACCACCGGCCGGGACGACGCCGAGCTCGCTCCCGAACTCGACCCCGAGCTCGACCCGCTCGACGAGGTGGACGGCCCGGGCGACACCTTGCTCGATCGGCTCGGTCGGCTCGACGACGCGGACCCGGGTTCCCCCGGCACTCGTCCGGCACCGGGGCGCACCGGGTCGCCCCCGCCCGGGCCGAGCCTGCGCCATCTGGTGCTGCTGTCACTGGGGGTCGCGGCCTTCGCCGTCCCGGCCATGGTGTCGGCCGTCGTCCTCGCTGCACCCGGCCTCTCGCAGGCCCTCACGCTGGCACTCGGGCTGTCGGCCGGACTGGCCCTGGTGGTCGCCATCCCCATCATCGCGCTGGCCGGTGGCGGCAGGCGTGGCCGAGGCGGGCGTCCCGTGGCACGGGGCGCGCGCCCCCGGCGGCCCGTTCCCGCCGCAGCCACCCCTCGACCGGCCGCGCGCCGCGGCGGGGCGCCCCGACCCCGCCGGCCCCGCACCCGGGGATCCGCCCGGGGATCCGCTCGGCGCACGGACCGGGGGACGACGGCAGCCGCCCCCCGGCGGCCCGGACCTCGATCCCAACCCGCCGGACGCGCCGAACTGCTGAGCGCGGCCGAGGCGGCCCTGGCCCGTCGGGATCTGATGGGGGGCGAGGTGGCGCTGCTGGTCCTGGACGTGGCCGACCCCGGCCAGGTGATCTCCTCGCTCGGCGTCGCCGGGCAGCTGGACGTCGCCCGTCAGAGCATGCGCCGATTGCAGGCCTGGCTGCCCGGCCAGGACACCGTGGCCCAGCTCGGCCCGAGCACGTTCGCCGTCCTCACCGAGGGCGTCGGTGATCATGATGCGCCGCAGGAGATCGCCGCGCGGCTGGCCGCGCTGTTGACCGAGCCGATGAGCAGCGGCCAACGCCTGGCCTCGGTGCGCTTCGCCATCGGGATCGCCACCTCGAGCGGCGAGCTCAGCTGCGCCGAGGATCTACTGCTCGCGGCCCGGGAGGCCCGGCTGCATGCCGTGGAGACCGACGACGTCGCTCCCGGGGCCGTGGTCCGCAGCACCTGGTGCCGGTACGACAGCGCCCGACACGCCGATGCCACCGCCCTGGGCGCGGCCGAGATCGAGTTGCGCGATGCCCTACGGGCGCAACGGATCCAGGTCTCGTTCCGCCAGATCGTCCAGTTGGGCCGGGCCGAGGACGACGACCAGCACGGCGAGATCACCGGCCGCACGATCGCGATGCAGGCCCTCCCTCGCTGGTCCCGCGCCGATGGAAGCACCCTGCCACCCGAGCAGATCGAGGCCCTGGCCGAGTCGGCGGGCCTGGCCTCGGTGTTGGGGCTGCAGGTTCTGGGGTGCGGCCTGGACGCCGTCTCCGCCTGGTACGCAGCAGGTTTCCCGGTGGGACGATTGTCGATACGGCTGTCGGCGGGGCACCTGAGCGACCCTGACCTGGTCGCGACGGTGATCGGTCACCTCACCCGACGCGATCTGCCGCCCAGTTGTCTGGTCGTCGAGGTCGATGCCGCCTCGGTGTCGGACGCCACCCAGGTGCGCCCGGTGCTGACCCAGCTACGGGCGCAGGGCATCGAGGTGGTGATCACCTCGGTGGTCGCCCCCGGCGCCGGGATCGCCCTGCTGCGCACCGTGCCGGCCTCCGGGATCTCGCTGCATCCCACGGTCACCCGGGCCATGGTCACCAACGGTGTCCCGGTCGCCGCCGCCCTCGCGGCCTGCCGTCGCGCCGGCGCTCGACTGCTGCTCGAGGGCCTGAGCACGGTCGACGAGCTGGACGCCGCCTGCCGCATCGGGGTCGACGCGGCCAGCGGTTCGCTCATCGGTCAGCCCGCCGGACCGCGCGATGTCACGGCCCGGTTCGGACGCAGCGCGGGCACGACTTACAGTTGA
- a CDS encoding PLDc_N domain-containing protein — MRVVITLVTVGVAIYALVDCLRSRPGEIRGLPKVLWLVAIVVMPLAGAVAYLVLGRVTPPGTAGLRPPGRRVVAPDDDPEFLRSLRVRRPDQTPPPATPPPPVVPPAPPAPPESTDDEAEPADTTDGPDGGDHRA, encoded by the coding sequence ATGCGCGTAGTCATCACTTTGGTCACGGTGGGGGTGGCCATCTACGCGCTCGTCGACTGTCTGCGCAGCCGGCCGGGTGAGATCCGGGGGCTGCCCAAGGTTCTCTGGCTGGTCGCGATCGTGGTGATGCCGCTGGCCGGAGCGGTGGCCTACCTGGTTCTGGGCCGGGTCACTCCCCCGGGGACTGCCGGTCTCAGACCGCCCGGACGCCGGGTGGTCGCCCCGGATGACGACCCCGAGTTCTTGCGCTCACTGCGCGTTCGCCGTCCCGATCAGACGCCGCCACCGGCCACGCCACCGCCGCCCGTCGTCCCGCCCGCCCCGCCGGCGCCGCCGGAATCGACCGACGACGAGGCTGAGCCGGCCGACACCACCGACGGGCCGGACGGCGGGGATCACCGCGCGTAG
- a CDS encoding 1,4-dihydroxy-2-naphthoate polyprenyltransferase yields MATRAQWISAARPRTLPAAIAPVLVGTGAAAALDGALIGRALLALVVALALQVGVNYANDYSDGIRGTDDDRVGPFRLTGSGAADPATVRRAAFAGFAVAAASGLALVALSGTWWLIAVGAASIIAAWYYTGGSRPYGYAGLGEVFVFVFFGLVAVLGTTYTQAGRVGLETLAGAVAIGLLACAILVANNLRDVPTDTAAGKHTLAVRIGAPATRRLYAALVAGAFVLAVLVALRRPAALITLVAVPAALPPVRAVLRGDAGLQLLPVLRDTGRLELVYAVLLGLALALG; encoded by the coding sequence GTGGCGACCCGGGCGCAGTGGATCTCCGCGGCGCGGCCGCGCACCCTTCCGGCGGCGATCGCCCCGGTGCTCGTCGGAACCGGGGCCGCCGCGGCGCTGGACGGCGCCCTGATCGGCCGGGCGCTGCTCGCCCTGGTCGTGGCGCTGGCGCTGCAGGTCGGGGTCAACTACGCCAACGACTACTCCGACGGCATCCGCGGCACGGACGACGACCGGGTCGGACCCTTTCGGCTGACCGGCTCGGGTGCGGCCGACCCCGCCACTGTGCGCCGGGCGGCCTTCGCCGGCTTCGCGGTGGCCGCGGCGTCCGGACTGGCACTGGTGGCCCTCAGCGGCACCTGGTGGCTGATCGCGGTCGGCGCGGCCAGCATCATCGCTGCCTGGTACTACACCGGCGGCAGCCGGCCCTACGGCTACGCGGGGCTCGGCGAGGTGTTCGTCTTCGTCTTCTTCGGCCTGGTGGCGGTGCTGGGGACGACGTACACCCAGGCCGGACGCGTCGGCCTCGAGACCCTGGCCGGCGCAGTGGCGATCGGTCTGCTGGCCTGCGCGATCCTGGTGGCGAACAACCTGCGCGACGTGCCCACGGACACGGCAGCGGGCAAACACACCCTGGCGGTCCGGATCGGCGCCCCCGCCACCCGGCGGCTCTACGCCGCCCTGGTGGCCGGCGCGTTCGTGCTCGCGGTCCTGGTGGCGCTGCGCCGTCCGGCCGCGCTGATCACGCTGGTGGCCGTTCCGGCCGCGCTGCCGCCGGTGCGCGCGGTGCTGCGGGGGGACGCCGGACTGCAGCTGTTGCCCGTGCTCCGCGACACCGGGCGGCTGGAACTGGTCTACGCCGTGCTGCTGGGCCTGGCACTCGCCCTGGGCTGA